The DNA segment TGGGCTTTGCATCTTTTAATTTCCCATGTTGAATATAGGTACACGCGTGCTGCAGCCTTTCCCCTTAACTCGTCAGTAGGTGCCACAGGTTGCTCCTCTTGAGGTGTAAATACACCTCTAggttcagaaattcagaaatgtgtATATTTACGTTTATATATTTCTTCACAGATTTGCACAAAGCAGTTGTTCTTCACCTACCAACTGATGCTAAAAGCAGAACGGAGGGTGGGCAGCAGAGTTTGGTGCATTTAGGTTTTGCTGGGATTGAAATCATTTGGAGTACATTCAGTGAGGACTTGGGGGCATTAGATTTGGGCTACTGGGTTTTGTGGGCATGGAGACTGAGGAGAGGAACTCAGCATCAAGTTGCCCTGAAGAGGAATGTGGGGTCTGGCCATAGTGAGGCACCCGGATAGGGGAGGCATCAGTGAGGTGCCCCAGTGCCCACCTCAGCATTGATAGCAGGAggctgggaggtggtgggggaCCATGGTGGGTCGGAGGTCACAGCTCAGCAGAGTTCAGACCCTCGCTTTCACCAAGGAGCACCTGGGGACACAGGGGACAGGGGAATGTCACCAGCTCTGTCCACAAGATGCATGGGAGAATCTATGGAACAGATATGCGTGGGCGTGTCCAAGAGGGTGGTGTAGATTTTGGGTTCCACGTGGACTGGATGTAGGGAGCACACATAAAGTTAGGTGAAGCCATAGGAGGGGTCTCGTGGAGTTCCAATGGGATTTTAATGGGGTTCCTTGGTGGGCTTCGCAGTGGCCCCAAGGTGCGCAATGGGATTTGGGATCCTCTGACACAGACCCTGACCTGGAGCTGCAGGACCTCAAGCTTTCTGCAGGGGAATCTGCATTCAGAGGGCAGGGGAGAAGGGTGGGTGATGGAAGGCCCTGAGGGACACACAGAGAGGAGAAGGACACCAAGGGCATCTGTGGGGGATCAAAGGCATGGAACCACTTCCTCATCAGAACTCTCATCTCACCACACCATGAGTCTGCGGGCATTGAGGACAAAGTAGAGGCCGAGGATGAAGACAAAggcagcagcgcagcccctcATCACCGACAGCACCAGGTTCCCACAGGAATTCCTTTCAGCGCCTGCGGGGTCCGGGTGTTCGGGTGTCCCCATCCTTGACCACCATCTCCGTGGCCATGGGATGCAGTGACACCAGATGACACTAGGAGCACAACCATGGCGGGCTCTGGCCTACCTGAGGGTGCAGCTGTGGGTGTCACCTCCAGTGTCACGCTGTCCCCAAGGGCTGAGGACACAAAAGGGAAGGGCTTGGGGCGATAGGAGCATCCATAGCTGCCAGCGTCACTCAGGGTCACCGCAAATAGGCTGAAGGTGGCCGTGCCCACACCATTGTAGTCCTGATGCTGGACAGGGGCTGAGTGCCCATGTTTGTGTAGAAGGATGGCTCCCCTACAGCCCGTGTTCCAGCACTGAATGGTGACATTGGTCCCCATCTCCACGTGGACTATCAATTTTGTCCCTGTGCCCATGAGTTCATCAGGGCCGAGGGAAATGCCAGGAGAGGGATAACTGTGATCTGCATGTGGGGGGAGGATAGAAATGGGATGTTGCTCTGTGAGAACAGTCTAGAGCCACCAGCCTACCCCAGAGCCCTCACCTGTCACCACCAGCTCCACGGGAGTCACATGTCTCTGATGTCCTGAATAGCATCAACGCCCGGTACTGGCACCGATACATCCCTGCGTGTTCCCACGTTGACTTAACGAAGAACTCAGCAGTGTTATTCTCCTTCTCCTTGTAATTGTTATATGTCCAACCTCCATCCTGGTACAGCCAGACCCAGGTAGCTGGCCGGGACAGATGGCAGCTCAGGGTGACA comes from the Meleagris gallopavo isolate NT-WF06-2002-E0010 breed Aviagen turkey brand Nicholas breeding stock unplaced genomic scaffold, Turkey_5.1 ChrUn_random_7180001957892, whole genome shotgun sequence genome and includes:
- the LOC116217823 gene encoding leukocyte immunoglobulin-like receptor subfamily A member 2; this encodes MALALILEPRPSLSLHPSQGVSTVTLSCHLSRPATWVWLYQDGGWTYNNYKEKENNTAEFFVKSTWEHAGMYRCQYRALMLFRTSETCDSRGAGGDRTVLTEQHPISILPPHADHSYPSPGISLGPDELMGTGTKLIVHVEMGTNVTIQCWNTGCRGAILLHKHGHSAPVQHQDYNGVGTATFSLFAVTLSDAGSYGCSYRPKPFPFVSSALGDSVTLEVTPTAAPSGRPEPAMVVLLVSSGVTASHGHGDGGQGWGHPNTRTPQALKGIPVGTWCCR